One Osmerus mordax isolate fOsmMor3 chromosome 16, fOsmMor3.pri, whole genome shotgun sequence genomic window carries:
- the ccl25a gene encoding C-C motif chemokine 21 has product MRFNALFFLLILACLYLTFAQGSYEDCCLKYAKSVGKGTRRIVKSYRKQETDGGCNIPAVVFTTKRGRVFCADPDEKWVNDLISKIKNKKKHKEKMRG; this is encoded by the exons ATGCGGTTCAATGCCCTGTTCTTCCTTCTGATCCTAGCATGTCTCTACCTCACCTTTGCACAAG GCTCATACGAGGACTGCTGTCTGAAGTATGCCAAGAGTGTGGGGAAAGGCACACGCAGAATAGTGAAAAGCTACAGGAAGCAAGAGACCGATGGAGGCTGCAACATCCCTGCAGTAGT TTTCACCACAAAGCGAGGACGGGTGTTCTGTGCTGACCCAGATGAAAAGTGGGTCAACGACTTAATATCGAAGAtcaaaaacaagaaaaag cacaaagagaaaatgagaggatGA
- the zgc:66427 gene encoding E3 ubiquitin-protein ligase ZNRF1: MGTRASRSQEDSIPSALGKDGTTRDSYRRNRCCRPTSLMVDFSGSFEDTDTNRSRSEEGSDSDIGQQASADASPADHHSLPSSISQASPTDDNSDCKPDEADNDGSPVVVVNGEHQSGDDTGRVPHRTFSERLPGNRHFTGRNVSARSARVRGTHQRPMSEAWIGLYRVNNRPNNIRCPFCTKPFPGGRIEDHLLNCLTSPPLPYNTDVLSKDSGECSICLEDLLQGETIARLACLCVYHKSCIDSWSKVKPCCPEHPFD, from the exons ATGGGGACAAGAGCGAGCCGTTCACAAGAAGATTCAATCCCTTCGGCTCTAGGAAAAGATGGCACAACGCGGGATTCATATAGGCGGAACCGATGCTGTAGGCCGACCAGTCTTATGGTGGACTTCTCTGGGAGTTTTGAAGATACGGATACCAACCGTAGCCGATCAGAGGAGGGCAGTGATTCGGACATAGGGCAACAGGCAAGCGCTGATGCAAGCCCTGCTGATCACCACAGCCTCCCCTCTAGTATTAGCCAAGCATCACCAACAGACGACAATAGTGATTGCAAGCCTGATGAAGCGGATAATGACGGCAGTCCCGTGGTTGTTGTTAACGGGGAACATCAGTCTGGAGATGATACAGGCCGCGTGCCCCACCGCACTTTTTCTGAACGTTTACCCGGTAACCGGCACTTTACCGGGCGTAACGTCAGCGCAAGATCCGCACGGGTGCGAGGCACTCATCAACGCCCCATGTCGGAGGCTTGGATTGGTCTCTACCGTGTAAACAATCGCCCCAACA ATATCCGCTGCCCTTTCTGCACCAAGCCTTTCCCTGGAGGCAGGATTGAAGATCATCTGTTGAACTGCcttacctctccccctctcccctacaACA CGGATGTGCTCAGTAAGGACAGCGGGGAGTGCTCCATCTGCCTTGAGGACTTGTTGCAGGGAGAGACCATTGCTCGGTTGGCTTGCCTGTGTGTCTACCATAAGAG CTGCATTGATTCCTGGTCCAAGGTGAAGCCGTGCTGTCCTGAACACCCATTCGATTGA